A single window of Meiothermus sp. DNA harbors:
- a CDS encoding oligosaccharide flippase family protein, whose amino-acid sequence MTRLSRLLKDPIAANAAGLYVLQFTGFILPLVTLPYLARVLGPHVFGLLAFYQAFALWFSVIFEYGFNLSGTREVARFRGNKERLGRLASSILGAKLLLLLFSLLLLAPFAVLVPTLREHLLYLLWALIQAIAFGFSPFWYFQGTERLLKPVVLEFTLRLLSTIGIFVLVNNPDDGWKALALQATSGLFTTFISLFWVYREVGCVKLSCNSSLELIYQGWNLFVLKSLQSLYGSVNAFILGLLADSLAVGYYSGAEKLYKATLSLMSPILQALYPRISFLSDLNHKKGKKIYKLAIWSVTLTACILAGLIFIIAPTVVNLILGPGYEPAVVILQTLAIAIPFNLASTAIIMLRLLPGKLELAAGRVVLVGGVVNFVGAVLFAPTYKHVGMSWVVVITELLILAGLVFYLRLVKVYERKEP is encoded by the coding sequence TTGACCCGCTTAAGTCGCTTACTAAAAGATCCGATTGCTGCTAATGCTGCTGGACTTTATGTCCTTCAGTTCACGGGTTTTATATTACCTTTAGTTACTTTGCCCTATTTGGCTCGTGTTCTTGGACCCCATGTTTTCGGGCTACTTGCCTTTTATCAAGCATTTGCACTATGGTTTTCTGTTATTTTTGAATATGGATTTAACTTGTCGGGAACACGAGAGGTCGCAAGATTTCGAGGCAATAAAGAGAGATTGGGTCGATTGGCCTCAAGCATTCTAGGCGCCAAGCTGCTTCTATTGCTCTTCTCGTTGTTATTATTAGCACCTTTTGCAGTTCTAGTTCCGACTTTGCGAGAACACCTTTTGTACTTACTTTGGGCCCTGATTCAGGCAATTGCTTTTGGGTTTAGCCCCTTTTGGTATTTTCAGGGTACAGAACGCCTTTTGAAACCTGTGGTATTAGAATTTACATTGCGCCTACTTTCTACGATAGGCATTTTTGTGCTTGTGAACAACCCCGATGATGGATGGAAGGCATTAGCCTTGCAAGCTACCTCTGGGTTATTTACAACATTTATTTCGCTTTTTTGGGTATACCGCGAAGTTGGTTGTGTTAAACTTTCGTGTAACTCCTCTCTCGAGCTCATCTATCAGGGATGGAATCTTTTTGTACTGAAGAGCCTGCAAAGCCTTTATGGTTCTGTAAATGCTTTTATCCTAGGTCTCTTAGCTGATTCTTTAGCAGTGGGGTACTACAGTGGAGCGGAAAAGCTGTATAAGGCGACTTTAAGCTTAATGTCGCCGATTTTACAAGCTTTATATCCAAGAATAAGCTTCTTGAGTGATTTGAACCACAAAAAGGGGAAGAAGATCTATAAATTAGCGATATGGAGTGTTACGCTAACTGCTTGTATTCTAGCAGGGCTAATATTCATAATAGCCCCTACAGTAGTTAATCTCATCTTGGGGCCTGGTTACGAGCCGGCTGTAGTCATACTGCAGACACTCGCCATAGCAATTCCCTTTAACCTAGCTAGTACTGCAATCATCATGTTGAGGTTGTTGCCCGGAAAGTTGGAACTAGCTGCAGGAAGAGTCGTTTTAGTGGGAGGAGTAGTAAACTTTGTAGGGGCCGTTCTATTTGCTCCTACCTACAAGCATGTTGGGATGTCTTGGGTCGTCGTGATAACGGAACTGCTCATTCTAGCTGGTTTGGTTTTTTACCTTCGTCTAGTAAAAGTGTATGAGAGGAAGGAACCTTGA
- a CDS encoding sugar transferase, whose product MNGKYKLPLTIALIIYLSLSIASLISLGHIKLWEAFTYPSYGGLIFMLSTTGLFSVWLSGRWSRHPHTSGLLAGVLPMVLPFMGLAAVFFIFGWWYSRLFFFVFFLVLFVLNLALQFGRSRQVTKVAATSPAVVETLQRLGVQNVEVGLLENLEDFDVLVTDLRHNSSNLSPHLLSDLAGKGKEIVDITTFTEGLTGKVDISTLSEEAEILLRPKDYIGIKRIWETVFVLLTAPLWLLIAAVVALLVRLDSPGPVIFKQRRIGLFGQPFDLYKFRSMHINSETSGPKFAEVGDARVTRVGAFIRKFRLDEIPQLWNVLKGDMGLIGPRPEQEIFAKQFAREIPFYETRHLVRPGLTGWAQVVHGYASDSSSTKEKLAYDLYYVKNFSFWLDLLIVLKTLSVILRGFGAR is encoded by the coding sequence GTGAACGGAAAGTACAAATTACCCCTCACAATCGCCCTGATTATTTATCTTTCATTAAGCATAGCAAGTTTGATAAGCCTTGGTCACATCAAGCTCTGGGAAGCATTTACTTATCCGTCCTACGGTGGGTTAATTTTTATGCTTAGCACAACCGGTCTATTTTCGGTATGGCTTTCCGGACGCTGGAGCCGGCATCCCCATACAAGTGGCCTTCTAGCTGGGGTGCTTCCAATGGTTTTGCCATTCATGGGTTTAGCCGCCGTATTCTTTATTTTTGGCTGGTGGTACTCACGGCTGTTTTTCTTCGTCTTCTTTTTGGTTCTTTTTGTACTAAATCTAGCCCTTCAGTTTGGTCGCTCCAGGCAGGTAACAAAAGTGGCGGCCACCTCCCCAGCAGTGGTCGAAACATTACAAAGGCTTGGTGTTCAAAACGTTGAGGTTGGACTACTTGAAAACCTCGAGGATTTTGATGTCCTAGTTACAGACCTTAGGCACAATTCGTCCAACCTTTCACCGCACTTGCTGAGCGACTTGGCAGGCAAAGGAAAAGAAATTGTAGATATAACAACCTTTACTGAAGGTCTAACTGGCAAGGTTGACATTTCTACCCTTTCAGAAGAAGCCGAGATCCTTCTTCGACCAAAGGATTATATCGGAATTAAACGTATTTGGGAGACGGTCTTTGTACTACTAACTGCGCCGCTGTGGTTACTTATTGCAGCTGTAGTGGCTTTACTGGTGCGGTTGGATAGTCCCGGCCCCGTCATTTTCAAGCAACGGCGGATAGGCCTTTTTGGACAGCCGTTTGATTTGTATAAGTTCCGCAGTATGCATATCAATTCTGAGACAAGCGGCCCCAAATTCGCCGAAGTTGGGGATGCTCGAGTGACCAGGGTAGGAGCATTCATCCGAAAATTTCGACTCGATGAAATTCCGCAACTTTGGAATGTGCTAAAAGGTGATATGGGCTTGATCGGTCCCCGGCCTGAACAAGAAATCTTTGCCAAACAATTTGCTCGAGAGATACCTTTTTATGAGACCAGACACCTTGTGCGACCTGGGCTGACCGGCTGGGCTCAGGTCGTACATGGGTACGCCTCGGACTCTTCGTCTACCAAAGAAAAACTGGCTTACGATTTATACTATGTAAAAAACTTCTCGTTCTGGCTCGATCTGCTAATCGTACTCAAAACCCTGTCTGTAATTCTTCGCGGATTTGGAGCCCGCTAA
- a CDS encoding HEPN domain-containing protein, with protein sequence MSVEKQQREAHRWLRQARDDLEAARALEAVGKYAQAAFFAQQAGEKALKAVWLALDADPWGHSLGRLVREMPGDAKGAFAPLLDNALALDKLYIPTRYPDALAELTPAEAYTQAEARAALAQAEAILKAAEGWLEDAA encoded by the coding sequence ATGAGCGTGGAAAAACAACAGCGTGAAGCCCACCGCTGGCTCCGCCAGGCCAGGGACGACCTCGAGGCGGCCCGGGCTTTGGAAGCGGTAGGAAAGTATGCTCAGGCTGCTTTTTTCGCCCAGCAAGCCGGGGAAAAGGCCCTCAAGGCGGTCTGGTTGGCTCTGGATGCAGACCCCTGGGGGCACTCCCTGGGGCGGCTGGTACGGGAAATGCCAGGAGACGCCAAGGGGGCGTTTGCCCCTTTGCTGGACAATGCGCTGGCGCTGGATAAGCTCTACATCCCCACCCGCTACCCCGACGCCCTGGCCGAACTCACCCCCGCCGAAGCCTACACGCAAGCGGAAGCCAGGGCGGCTTTGGCCCAGGCCGAGGCTATCCTGAAGGCGGCAGAGGGTTGGTTGGAGGATGCTGCGTGA
- a CDS encoding nucleotidyltransferase domain-containing protein: MSDWAAVAERLAPLGVERVYLFGSHARGTATRRSDLDLLVLWETPLSPLERIGTVLSALKDLPWVVEPVVLTPAELENRRDLPFLKGVLKEAKLLYERGKTTA, from the coding sequence ATGAGCGATTGGGCTGCCGTGGCCGAGCGACTGGCTCCCCTGGGGGTTGAGCGGGTCTACCTTTTTGGCTCGCACGCCAGGGGTACGGCCACCCGGCGTTCTGACCTCGATCTGCTGGTGCTCTGGGAAACCCCTCTATCTCCGCTCGAGCGCATCGGTACGGTTCTCTCGGCCCTAAAGGACTTGCCCTGGGTGGTGGAACCGGTGGTGCTGACGCCTGCCGAGCTCGAGAACCGCCGCGACCTACCTTTCCTGAAGGGTGTACTGAAGGAGGCCAAGCTCCTGTATGAGCGTGGAAAAACAACAGCGTGA
- a CDS encoding NAD(P)-dependent oxidoreductase, whose protein sequence is MSNAESQGPVAPILLTGGTGRLGTALRALMPELVAPGREELDITDLSSVERAFEQHRPRVLVHAAAYTDVAHAETEKALCWKVNVEGTRNLVRAALKHDLHFVHISTDYVFWGDKGGYREDDPVGPVRNYYALSKLAAEEVVRVLPRYLIIRTSFRPSPFPYPVAYFDLYTSQDYLEVIAPQVALALQNLERIPYHTLHIATERKSVYELARRTRPKVEPRSRQEAGVAMPEDISLDVSRWQKLRQEWLGKAEGLA, encoded by the coding sequence ATGAGCAACGCTGAGAGCCAGGGGCCGGTAGCTCCGATCCTGCTGACCGGGGGAACCGGGCGGCTGGGAACCGCCCTGCGGGCCCTGATGCCCGAACTGGTTGCGCCGGGTAGGGAAGAGCTGGACATTACCGACCTATCCAGTGTAGAGCGGGCTTTCGAACAACACCGGCCCCGGGTACTGGTACACGCGGCGGCCTACACCGACGTAGCCCACGCCGAGACCGAGAAAGCCCTGTGCTGGAAAGTGAATGTGGAGGGTACGCGCAATCTGGTTCGGGCAGCCCTGAAGCACGACCTGCACTTTGTCCACATCTCCACCGACTATGTTTTCTGGGGAGACAAAGGCGGCTACCGGGAAGACGACCCGGTGGGCCCGGTGCGCAACTACTACGCCCTTTCCAAGCTGGCCGCCGAGGAGGTGGTGCGCGTTCTGCCCCGCTACCTCATTATTCGCACCAGCTTCCGGCCCTCGCCCTTTCCGTATCCGGTGGCCTATTTCGACCTCTACACCAGCCAGGACTATCTGGAGGTCATCGCCCCCCAGGTCGCCCTGGCCTTGCAGAACCTCGAGCGCATCCCCTACCACACCCTACACATCGCCACCGAGCGCAAATCGGTCTACGAGCTGGCCCGGCGCACCCGCCCCAAGGTGGAGCCGCGGAGTAGACAAGAGGCCGGGGTAGCTATGCCGGAAGATATCTCGCTGGATGTCTCGAGGTGGCAAAAGCTCCGTCAAGAATGGCTAGGGAAGGCCGAGGGGTTGGCATAA
- the rfbB gene encoding dTDP-glucose 4,6-dehydratase, protein MNFKRVVVTGGAGFIGANYVHFALSAHPEWQIVVLDKLTYAGNLENLEGVMHRIEFIQGDIANPADAHKALQGADAVLNFAAESHVDRSLLDPGAFVRTNVEGTLVLLEAARKAGVRRFLQVSTDEVYGDLHGSDHHSLETDPLRPRSPYSASKAGAEHLVFAHGISHGLDVVVTRGSNTYGPYQYPEKIIPLFITNALEDKPLPLYGDGSAVRDYMHVFDHATGIDTVLHRGVSGEAYNLGAREQISGVQVADAILEILGKPGSLKRFVPDRPGHDYRYSVDPSKAEALGWVRRYSFRQGLEQTVQWYLQNRAWWQRLRSQKEHRYLMQTWYEQR, encoded by the coding sequence ATGAATTTCAAACGAGTGGTGGTAACGGGGGGGGCCGGTTTCATCGGGGCCAACTACGTGCACTTTGCGCTGAGTGCACACCCCGAGTGGCAAATTGTGGTACTGGACAAGCTGACCTACGCAGGCAACCTGGAAAACCTGGAAGGCGTGATGCATCGGATCGAGTTCATCCAGGGCGATATCGCCAACCCCGCCGATGCCCACAAAGCCCTGCAGGGGGCCGATGCCGTGCTCAACTTTGCCGCCGAGAGCCACGTGGATCGCAGCCTGTTGGATCCCGGAGCCTTTGTTCGAACCAACGTGGAGGGCACCCTGGTGCTGCTCGAGGCCGCCCGTAAAGCCGGAGTCAGGCGCTTTTTGCAGGTTTCCACCGACGAGGTGTACGGCGACCTACACGGCTCCGACCACCACTCCCTCGAGACCGACCCCCTAAGACCCCGCTCGCCCTACTCGGCCTCCAAAGCCGGGGCCGAGCATCTGGTATTTGCCCACGGCATCTCGCATGGGCTGGATGTGGTGGTCACACGGGGTTCCAACACCTATGGCCCCTACCAGTACCCCGAAAAAATCATCCCCCTTTTTATCACCAATGCCCTGGAAGACAAGCCCCTGCCGCTCTACGGCGACGGCTCGGCGGTGCGCGACTATATGCACGTTTTCGACCATGCCACCGGTATTGATACCGTGCTGCACAGGGGGGTCTCGGGCGAGGCCTACAACCTGGGGGCGCGCGAACAAATTTCCGGGGTGCAGGTAGCCGACGCCATCCTGGAGATCCTGGGAAAGCCCGGCTCCCTCAAGCGGTTTGTACCCGATCGCCCCGGCCACGACTACCGCTACTCGGTAGACCCCTCCAAGGCCGAGGCGCTGGGCTGGGTGCGCCGCTACTCCTTCCGCCAGGGGCTCGAGCAAACCGTGCAGTGGTATCTACAAAACCGCGCCTGGTGGCAGCGCTTGCGTTCCCAAAAGGAGCACCGCTACTTGATGCAGACCTGGTATGAGCAACGCTGA